One genomic window of Prosthecobacter algae includes the following:
- a CDS encoding PrsW family glutamic-type intramembrane protease, with protein MTGWRASIHSLSRNSGFLKRLALAIAGGSFIVALLIIAVSPDTGRHITVDPVEQKIRQQWQELQRAEKPTPHELVSWLHQVTAQIHHIAEVLEVKTTTLEDFGREGQLAGYDIQPLLVRHSADPAVQQLWRDFIQAALSHEVALTQALSEKAAQPSPLITANLIQAYQMQERDPSASLAALMREASFFPQPGLVRDSAFHLAIVLKDVPVLRQIAAQPDWWYSIEPEARQHAAAIMGDYRLQWEALLKYRFLFSAPWGTLAVALLAASIWYIILVLHGVQGRWRWVSPLLPLLAGILSVWPVMLISSWQEVALGIRKDAPFPYDLWYQIGGVGMREELSKLLLASLFMPWLLHRRPPGGALMVGAFVGLGFALEENINYYLQYEGGVALARLFTANFLHAALTGTSTHALYVLLRSRFNTADRFLVTFMAVVLVHGCYNYASTVTFAQGIYILSTVLLAYMAWHFLDLVDQECPRSRQWISPAAIFIIGTALLLAAIFLTISIRTPDRQLLAAAATECVAMFPIAFIYWRRLGV; from the coding sequence ATGACCGGCTGGCGCGCATCCATCCATTCCCTGAGCCGCAACAGTGGCTTCCTCAAGCGTCTGGCCCTGGCCATCGCCGGCGGCAGTTTCATTGTGGCCTTGCTCATCATCGCCGTCAGTCCGGACACAGGGCGCCACATCACGGTGGATCCGGTGGAGCAAAAGATTCGCCAGCAGTGGCAGGAACTCCAGCGGGCGGAAAAGCCCACCCCGCATGAACTGGTCAGTTGGCTGCATCAGGTGACGGCCCAGATCCATCACATTGCCGAAGTGCTCGAGGTCAAAACCACCACTCTGGAGGACTTCGGGCGCGAGGGTCAGCTCGCCGGTTATGACATCCAGCCCTTGCTGGTCCGGCACTCTGCCGATCCCGCCGTCCAGCAGCTCTGGCGGGATTTCATCCAGGCCGCCCTCAGTCACGAGGTCGCCCTTACCCAGGCCCTGAGTGAAAAGGCCGCGCAGCCCTCGCCCCTCATCACAGCCAATCTCATCCAGGCCTATCAGATGCAGGAGCGCGACCCTTCCGCCTCCCTGGCCGCCCTCATGCGGGAGGCCAGTTTCTTTCCCCAGCCCGGGCTAGTGCGCGATTCCGCCTTTCATCTCGCCATCGTTCTCAAAGACGTGCCCGTCCTCCGCCAGATCGCCGCGCAGCCGGACTGGTGGTATTCCATCGAGCCAGAGGCACGTCAGCACGCCGCCGCCATCATGGGCGACTATCGTCTGCAATGGGAAGCCCTGCTGAAGTACCGTTTCCTGTTCAGCGCCCCCTGGGGCACGCTGGCCGTCGCTCTCCTGGCAGCCTCCATCTGGTATATCATCCTGGTGCTCCATGGCGTGCAGGGGCGCTGGCGCTGGGTGTCGCCCTTGTTGCCCTTGCTGGCGGGTATCCTCAGTGTCTGGCCGGTGATGCTCATCTCCTCCTGGCAGGAGGTCGCCCTGGGCATCCGGAAGGACGCCCCTTTCCCTTACGACCTCTGGTACCAGATTGGCGGCGTCGGCATGCGGGAGGAACTCAGCAAACTGCTGCTCGCCTCCCTTTTCATGCCGTGGTTGCTGCATCGTCGGCCTCCGGGCGGTGCCCTCATGGTGGGTGCTTTCGTGGGCCTCGGCTTCGCCTTGGAGGAAAATATCAACTACTACCTCCAGTATGAAGGCGGTGTCGCCCTGGCACGCCTGTTTACGGCCAATTTCCTCCATGCCGCCCTCACCGGCACCTCCACGCACGCTCTCTACGTGCTTCTGCGTTCCCGCTTCAATACGGCGGACCGCTTTCTCGTCACCTTCATGGCCGTTGTTCTCGTCCATGGCTGTTACAACTATGCCAGCACCGTCACCTTCGCGCAGGGCATTTACATCCTTTCCACGGTCCTCCTCGCCTACATGGCTTGGCATTTCCTGGACCTGGTGGATCAGGAGTGCCCGCGCAGCCGCCAATGGATCTCCCCCGCCGCCATCTTCATCATCGGCACCGCCCTGCTCCTGGCCGCCATCTTCCTCACCATCTCCATCCGCACCCCGGACCGTCAGCTCCTGGCCGCAGCGGCTACCGAGTGCGTCGCCATGTTCCCCATCGCCTTCATTTATTGGCGAAGACTGGGGGTTTGA
- the mtnA gene encoding S-methyl-5-thioribose-1-phosphate isomerase, translating into MLVSGTPYRTVWLQEESVRIIDQRRLPWSFDLLDLHTVADVAVAIRDMAVRGAGLIGATAAYGMWLAAREAATPDQLRSLADSLIITRPTAVNLSWAVNRQLTAIQAAGFENRVATARLTAETIADEDAAACAAIGGHGLEIIRAIASRKPGQVVHVLTHCNAGWLAFVDHGSATAPIYAAHAAGIPVHVWVDETRPRNQGARLTAWELAQQGVPHTVIADNTGGHLMQHGQVDLVITGADRVTRSGDVANKIGTYLKALAAQDNGVPFYVALPSSTFDWTLRDGVQGIPIEQRGAEEVTHLEGIAESGSVETLRIVSPGSPAANYAFDVTPARLVTGLITERGLCPTTETAICALHPQASGSIPSLS; encoded by the coding sequence ATGCTCGTTTCCGGCACCCCGTATCGCACCGTCTGGCTTCAGGAGGAAAGCGTCCGCATCATTGATCAACGCCGCCTCCCCTGGTCCTTTGACCTGCTCGATCTCCACACTGTGGCGGACGTGGCCGTGGCCATTCGCGACATGGCCGTGCGCGGCGCTGGCCTCATCGGTGCCACCGCAGCTTACGGCATGTGGTTGGCCGCCCGCGAAGCCGCTACACCGGATCAACTCCGCTCCCTGGCAGACAGCCTCATCATCACCCGCCCCACCGCCGTGAATTTGAGCTGGGCAGTGAATCGCCAGCTCACCGCCATCCAGGCCGCCGGGTTTGAAAACCGGGTCGCCACCGCCCGCCTCACCGCCGAAACCATCGCCGATGAAGACGCCGCCGCCTGTGCCGCCATCGGTGGTCACGGTTTGGAAATCATCCGCGCCATCGCTTCCCGAAAGCCCGGCCAGGTCGTCCATGTCCTCACCCATTGCAATGCCGGCTGGCTGGCCTTTGTGGATCACGGCTCCGCCACCGCCCCCATCTATGCCGCCCACGCCGCAGGCATCCCCGTCCACGTCTGGGTGGATGAAACCCGCCCGCGCAATCAGGGCGCGCGCCTCACTGCCTGGGAACTCGCCCAGCAGGGCGTGCCACACACCGTCATTGCCGACAACACCGGCGGCCACCTCATGCAGCATGGCCAGGTGGATCTCGTCATCACCGGGGCAGACCGTGTCACCCGCAGCGGCGATGTGGCCAACAAAATTGGCACCTATCTCAAAGCCCTGGCCGCCCAGGACAATGGCGTTCCTTTTTATGTCGCCCTGCCCAGTTCCACCTTTGACTGGACGCTCCGCGATGGCGTGCAGGGCATCCCCATTGAGCAGCGCGGGGCCGAGGAAGTGACCCACCTGGAAGGCATCGCCGAAAGCGGGTCGGTCGAGACCTTGCGCATCGTCTCCCCTGGCTCACCGGCCGCCAATTACGCCTTCGATGTCACCCCTGCCCGTCTTGTCACTGGCCTCATCACAGAGCGTGGCCTCTGCCCTACCACTGAGACCGCCATCTGCGCCTTGCACCCGCAGGCATCCGGCTCCATTCCCTCCCTCTCATGA
- a CDS encoding FAD-binding oxidoreductase: MASLADDLISLIGAARVSSTVEDLAAHSTDKWFASNPPEVVVHAESTEDVSKVLKYANEHGVPVTPQGSRVGYVGGAVPLRGGIALSLARMNKILEINIADGVAVVEPGVITGELQAAVRELGWFYPPDPASLKECSLGGNVATNAGGPRCLKYGVTRHYVLGLEAVLADGSVVKAGGRCHKNKTGFDLVGLMVGSEGLLGVVTQATLRLIPHPPMRAMLSAGFGTFAEAANAVQRILNAGFLPSALEIADKFTLRAAREYLGESVTPQGDAHLLVEIDGQEESVKGELVLLAKLVRELGCISLEEALGETACERFWKLRREFSYSLRNTGLIKLNEDIVVPRSRLVDLVEFAEALQAECGFPIASFGHAGDGNIHVNIMVQSMKDPEQRERAEAALDQLFRKVIAWNGAITGEHGVGIAKGRWFPEALSAEARDVHSRLKKALDPNGILNPGKFVA, from the coding sequence ATGGCCTCCCTGGCAGACGATCTCATTTCCCTCATCGGCGCAGCGCGCGTATCCTCAACCGTGGAGGACCTTGCGGCCCACAGCACGGACAAGTGGTTTGCCTCCAACCCGCCCGAAGTGGTGGTGCATGCGGAGTCCACGGAGGATGTCTCGAAGGTGCTGAAATATGCGAATGAGCACGGCGTGCCGGTGACACCACAGGGCTCGCGCGTGGGCTATGTGGGCGGGGCGGTGCCGCTGCGCGGGGGCATCGCGCTATCGCTGGCGCGGATGAACAAGATCCTAGAAATCAACATCGCCGATGGCGTGGCCGTGGTGGAGCCCGGAGTCATCACGGGCGAGCTGCAGGCAGCGGTGCGGGAGCTGGGCTGGTTTTACCCGCCTGACCCGGCCAGCCTGAAGGAGTGCAGCCTGGGCGGTAATGTGGCCACGAATGCCGGCGGGCCGCGCTGCCTGAAGTATGGTGTGACGCGACACTATGTGTTAGGCCTGGAAGCGGTGCTGGCCGATGGATCCGTGGTGAAGGCCGGGGGCCGCTGCCACAAGAACAAGACGGGCTTTGACCTGGTGGGCCTGATGGTAGGCAGCGAAGGTCTGCTGGGCGTGGTGACGCAGGCGACGCTGCGCCTGATCCCGCACCCGCCGATGCGGGCGATGCTTTCGGCCGGCTTTGGCACCTTTGCCGAAGCGGCGAATGCGGTGCAGCGCATCTTGAATGCGGGCTTTCTGCCGAGTGCTCTGGAGATCGCAGACAAGTTCACCCTGCGTGCCGCGCGCGAGTATCTGGGCGAATCGGTGACGCCGCAGGGCGATGCGCATCTGCTGGTGGAAATCGACGGCCAGGAAGAGTCCGTCAAAGGGGAGCTGGTGCTGCTGGCCAAACTGGTGCGTGAGCTGGGCTGCATCTCCCTGGAAGAAGCCCTGGGCGAAACAGCCTGCGAACGATTCTGGAAGCTGCGCCGGGAGTTCAGCTACAGCCTGCGCAATACGGGCCTGATCAAGCTGAATGAGGACATCGTGGTGCCGCGCAGTCGGCTGGTGGACCTGGTGGAATTTGCCGAAGCGTTGCAGGCGGAATGCGGGTTCCCCATCGCCAGCTTTGGCCATGCAGGGGATGGCAACATCCACGTGAACATCATGGTGCAGAGCATGAAGGATCCCGAACAGCGGGAGCGCGCCGAAGCCGCGCTGGACCAGCTTTTCCGGAAGGTCATCGCCTGGAACGGGGCCATCACCGGCGAGCACGGTGTGGGCATCGCCAAAGGACGCTGGTTCCCGGAGGCGCTGTCGGCCGAAGCACGGGACGTCCACTCGCGACTGAAGAAGGCGCTGGATCCGAACGGGATTCTGAATCCTGGGAAGTTTGTGGCGTGA
- a CDS encoding glycosyltransferase — protein MSTTPTVRVLHVLDSLAPGGLENGVVNVAQRLNGQGFDIHSACLRFRGDFAERMPEPDKVVVMGKTGGFSLKAVLALRKHIRKTRAEVIHSHNLGTLIYAALATLGGLTHPIVHGEHGQVQKQDLTPKRLAQRRWFFRLCQSVHVVSSSVWDNLQELGLDPQKKIVVTPNGVDSERFSPAPDRAVAKQELGLPADAIVVGIVGRLVALKRHEMLFAAFEKLAPQWPRLRLLVVGDGGADRDHIIGLMKAHPYADRILWAGHQNDLPKYYRAMDLLAAPSEIEGLSNAVLEAMACAVPVLAHSACGNAEVIEDGLTGFLSDIHDANTLAACIESPLKDSALLARCGAGARETVLKRYSMEAMADCYRRLYRDAAGQ, from the coding sequence ATGAGCACCACCCCCACCGTCCGCGTCCTTCACGTCCTGGATTCTCTGGCCCCAGGCGGGCTGGAGAATGGCGTGGTCAATGTGGCCCAGCGGCTGAATGGCCAGGGATTCGACATCCATTCCGCCTGCCTGCGCTTCCGTGGTGACTTCGCCGAGCGCATGCCTGAGCCTGACAAAGTAGTGGTCATGGGCAAGACCGGCGGCTTCTCCCTGAAGGCCGTCCTGGCCCTGCGCAAACACATCCGCAAGACCCGGGCGGAGGTCATCCATTCGCACAATTTGGGCACGCTCATCTATGCCGCCCTCGCCACCCTGGGCGGCCTCACGCACCCCATCGTGCATGGGGAACACGGCCAGGTGCAAAAGCAGGATCTCACACCCAAACGCCTCGCCCAGCGCCGCTGGTTTTTCAGGCTCTGCCAAAGCGTCCACGTCGTCAGCAGCAGCGTGTGGGACAACCTACAGGAACTGGGTTTGGATCCGCAAAAGAAGATCGTCGTCACTCCCAACGGTGTGGACAGCGAACGCTTTTCCCCCGCTCCAGATCGCGCCGTGGCCAAACAGGAACTGGGCCTTCCGGCCGATGCCATCGTGGTCGGCATCGTGGGCCGACTCGTCGCGCTGAAGCGGCACGAGATGCTCTTCGCCGCCTTTGAAAAACTGGCCCCTCAATGGCCCCGCCTGCGCCTGCTGGTGGTGGGTGATGGTGGGGCGGATCGTGACCACATTATCGGCCTGATGAAGGCGCATCCCTACGCGGACCGCATCCTCTGGGCCGGGCATCAAAATGACCTGCCCAAATACTACCGCGCCATGGATCTCCTGGCCGCGCCTTCCGAGATCGAGGGCCTGTCCAATGCCGTGCTGGAGGCCATGGCCTGCGCTGTCCCCGTGCTGGCGCATTCCGCCTGCGGCAATGCCGAAGTCATTGAAGATGGCCTAACGGGTTTTTTGTCAGACATCCATGATGCCAATACCCTCGCAGCCTGCATCGAGTCTCCATTGAAGGATTCCGCCCTCCTCGCCCGCTGCGGTGCAGGGGCACGCGAAACCGTGCTGAAACGCTACTCCATGGAAGCCATGGCCGACTGCTACCGCCGCCTCTATCGGGATGCCGCAGGCCAGTGA
- a CDS encoding class I SAM-dependent methyltransferase: MASESSRTLDRLRHHYEVERELAARLRKSTKEERTTLFATLYGELFDRVPDHPRLTRRDTPEDSKRKVASQMRLLAPFLKPDSVLLEFAPGDCRLAAAAAAKVKKVIGVDISDQRSATEESPPNLELVVYDGYSLDVAPQSVDICFSYQFLEHLHPDDISPHFQIARRVLKPGGVYVYDTPHRYTGPHDISAYFTDKLECFHFQEWTHREMRKLLKKHGFSTTWVFRFGKPQRSAFVNALVDTAELLMSPLPHKLRRKLCQRLFPSVGLVAVAD; this comes from the coding sequence ATGGCCTCTGAATCATCCCGCACCCTGGACCGCCTGCGTCATCACTACGAGGTGGAGCGCGAACTGGCCGCCCGCCTGAGGAAGTCCACCAAGGAAGAGCGCACCACCCTTTTCGCCACTCTCTACGGCGAGCTTTTCGACCGTGTGCCGGACCACCCACGCCTCACCCGCCGGGATACGCCGGAGGATAGCAAACGCAAGGTGGCCTCCCAGATGCGTCTGCTCGCCCCGTTTTTGAAACCGGACAGCGTGCTGCTGGAGTTCGCCCCTGGCGATTGCCGCCTGGCCGCCGCTGCCGCCGCGAAGGTGAAAAAAGTCATCGGCGTGGACATCTCAGACCAACGCTCCGCTACGGAAGAGTCACCGCCTAACCTTGAGTTGGTCGTCTATGATGGCTACTCGCTCGATGTCGCCCCGCAGTCTGTGGACATCTGCTTCAGCTACCAGTTCTTGGAGCACCTGCATCCCGACGACATCTCCCCGCATTTCCAGATCGCCCGCCGGGTGCTGAAGCCGGGTGGCGTTTATGTCTATGACACGCCGCACCGCTACACGGGGCCGCATGACATCTCCGCTTACTTCACGGACAAGCTCGAGTGCTTTCACTTCCAGGAATGGACGCACCGGGAGATGCGCAAGCTGCTGAAAAAACACGGCTTCTCCACCACCTGGGTCTTCCGTTTTGGCAAACCCCAGCGCAGCGCTTTCGTCAATGCCCTAGTGGACACCGCGGAGCTGCTGATGAGTCCGCTGCCCCACAAGCTGCGGCGCAAGCTCTGCCAGCGTCTCTTTCCATCCGTGGGTTTGGTGGCCGTGGCTGACTGA
- a CDS encoding glycosyltransferase has translation MRILWVKTGPLHPLDTGGKRRTHAMLTEISRQHEVTYLALLPEGTQVSAEEEADPYAQRKIWITSKQVPKSSPRFWVDLARSTVLTSRPYAVQRYEEPKLRARLQEMATRKEFDLVICDFLAPALNFLGVDFACPTVLFQHNIESQIWKRLAEAEASPIKRRYLHLQYRRMHRWEDKLSRLFDGVITVSPDDSRLARELYGLTNVLGDVPTGVDVTFFKPGPAPSPPFMLGFLGSMDWMPNIDACQFFLDDILPLVHAQRPDCHLKIIGRNPPASLRDRASDRIHITGTVDDVRPHVQSCHAIIVPLRAGGGTRIKIYEAMAMGVPVISTRIGAEGLPVVHDSDILLADEAGEFAREILRLAADPSLADKVAKQARMNVENHYSWTAATGIFLDLCAACTQR, from the coding sequence ATGCGCATTCTTTGGGTTAAAACGGGGCCGCTTCATCCGCTCGATACGGGGGGCAAACGCCGCACGCATGCGATGCTGACGGAGATCAGCCGCCAGCATGAGGTGACCTATCTAGCCCTGCTACCAGAGGGGACGCAGGTCTCCGCTGAAGAAGAGGCCGATCCTTACGCGCAGCGAAAGATCTGGATCACCTCCAAGCAGGTGCCGAAGAGTTCGCCCCGCTTCTGGGTGGATCTTGCGCGCAGCACGGTGCTGACCAGCCGCCCCTACGCGGTGCAGCGTTATGAGGAGCCGAAGTTGCGGGCACGGCTGCAAGAGATGGCGACGAGGAAGGAATTCGATCTGGTGATCTGTGATTTCCTGGCGCCTGCGCTGAACTTCCTCGGCGTGGACTTTGCCTGCCCGACGGTGCTGTTTCAGCACAATATCGAATCCCAAATCTGGAAGCGACTCGCGGAGGCGGAGGCCTCGCCCATCAAACGCCGCTACTTGCACCTGCAATACCGGCGCATGCATCGCTGGGAGGACAAGCTCTCGCGGCTCTTTGACGGCGTCATCACCGTCTCTCCCGATGACAGCCGCCTAGCCCGCGAGCTCTACGGTCTGACGAATGTGCTGGGCGATGTGCCCACGGGCGTGGATGTGACGTTTTTCAAACCAGGCCCGGCTCCATCACCACCCTTTATGTTAGGCTTCCTAGGCTCTATGGACTGGATGCCGAACATCGATGCCTGCCAGTTTTTCCTGGATGACATCCTGCCTCTGGTGCATGCCCAGCGGCCCGATTGCCATCTCAAGATCATCGGGCGAAACCCGCCTGCCAGCCTGCGCGACCGCGCCAGCGACCGCATCCACATCACAGGCACCGTGGACGATGTGCGTCCGCATGTGCAGAGCTGCCACGCCATCATCGTGCCGCTGCGCGCCGGCGGTGGTACCCGCATCAAGATCTACGAAGCCATGGCCATGGGTGTGCCAGTGATCTCCACCCGCATTGGGGCCGAGGGCCTGCCGGTGGTGCATGACAGCGACATCCTGCTGGCTGATGAAGCGGGCGAGTTTGCCCGTGAGATCCTCCGTCTTGCTGCCGATCCTTCCCTGGCGGATAAAGTGGCAAAACAGGCTCGCATGAATGTGGAGAACCACTATTCATGGACCGCAGCCACGGGCATCTTCCTGGACCTGTGCGCCGCCTGCACGCAACGATAA
- a CDS encoding helix-turn-helix transcriptional regulator — MENPSQIDPRERAIVLALKAERERQGISAAQLAKEINISRNTIPNLERNEARPTLWVVLKICDGLKINLKELI, encoded by the coding sequence ATGGAAAACCCATCTCAAATTGATCCCCGTGAACGCGCTATTGTCCTGGCATTGAAGGCCGAAAGAGAACGACAGGGAATTTCAGCGGCCCAACTCGCAAAGGAAATCAATATCAGCCGAAACACCATTCCCAATCTGGAGAGAAATGAAGCCCGACCCACGCTCTGGGTGGTTTTGAAAATCTGCGATGGTTTGAAAATCAATCTGAAGGAGTTAATTTGA
- a CDS encoding DUF4339 domain-containing protein codes for MMQYHIFKDGQQVGPFAENEVTAGVHSGRFDPNDLVWTEGFADWQKLSAVFPSLQVVRNNIPPIPPSVMPAIESKTEEKFGCTHIFGLVLVVIFGLVILGAMFGDSDSSNTKAPLTEEQKANEAKRQANDGNAIIANASEGTTLQKEQYEREHLGKRYLFKGNVTDVKSSRTITVMLDTWNHANVTFQSEDVSSFHENKVVYFSAVIEEFGTGMLVRHDLGEARMENIDTPEQASIKVKAQEPVNPNIKGPKIMDIQLGDHIFEIRDAFNNKYRSELQGEEMEMRRAPDNSAIICTTAQGLKALQKMGVLHGFQNAVQNSKDKSAALLFGALAGDDGFIGGTIELKTLKAPIIYADKDGIINKVLISPMAAQVFFGAGSMSNKEFASFMHSKYDLPDLEGELVEIRDGFTRQTNFETKYFGYSHGYSVSIDETKMFVIESIK; via the coding sequence ATGATGCAATACCACATCTTCAAGGACGGTCAGCAGGTAGGACCATTTGCTGAAAATGAAGTCACCGCAGGCGTACACTCAGGTCGCTTCGATCCAAACGATTTAGTATGGACAGAAGGGTTTGCTGATTGGCAGAAGCTTAGTGCTGTCTTTCCATCTTTGCAGGTCGTCAGGAATAATATTCCTCCTATTCCACCATCAGTAATGCCTGCGATTGAATCCAAGACAGAGGAAAAGTTCGGTTGTACGCATATTTTCGGACTAGTATTAGTAGTAATTTTCGGACTAGTGATCCTGGGGGCTATGTTTGGAGATTCTGACTCTTCAAATACTAAAGCTCCTTTGACAGAAGAACAAAAAGCAAATGAAGCCAAGAGGCAGGCGAATGACGGGAATGCCATTATTGCTAATGCATCTGAAGGGACCACCCTTCAAAAGGAACAGTATGAGCGTGAGCATCTAGGCAAGAGGTACCTTTTCAAAGGGAATGTGACGGATGTGAAATCAAGCCGAACAATCACCGTCATGTTAGACACCTGGAACCATGCAAACGTCACATTTCAGTCAGAAGATGTCAGTTCGTTTCATGAAAATAAAGTGGTGTACTTCTCGGCAGTAATTGAAGAATTTGGAACAGGGATGCTTGTCAGGCATGATCTTGGGGAAGCAAGAATGGAAAATATAGACACTCCCGAGCAGGCATCTATAAAGGTAAAAGCACAAGAACCTGTGAACCCAAATATCAAGGGGCCGAAGATTATGGATATTCAACTTGGTGATCACATCTTCGAAATCCGCGATGCCTTCAATAATAAATATAGATCTGAATTACAGGGCGAAGAAATGGAGATGAGGAGAGCTCCCGACAATTCTGCCATCATATGCACCACGGCACAAGGTTTGAAGGCGCTTCAGAAAATGGGTGTGCTTCATGGTTTTCAGAATGCAGTACAGAATTCAAAAGACAAATCAGCGGCCCTTTTGTTTGGAGCACTAGCTGGCGATGACGGATTCATTGGAGGTACTATCGAACTAAAAACTTTAAAGGCTCCCATCATCTATGCTGACAAGGATGGGATCATTAACAAAGTCTTGATCAGTCCTATGGCGGCACAGGTTTTCTTTGGAGCAGGATCTATGTCCAATAAGGAATTTGCCAGTTTTATGCATTCCAAGTATGATCTGCCTGATTTGGAAGGTGAGCTTGTCGAGATCAGGGACGGGTTTACTCGCCAGACAAATTTTGAGACAAAATACTTTGGGTATTCCCACGGTTATTCAGTCAGTATTGACGAAACGAAAATGTTTGTCATTGAATCAATAAAGTAG